The following is a genomic window from Sciurus carolinensis chromosome 3, mSciCar1.2, whole genome shotgun sequence.
aatttagcgaggccctgtctcaaaatattttttttaaaaaatagggctgggcagtagctcattggtagagcatccctggtttcaatcactagtactgaaaaaattaataaattagtccaataattttaaaaattaaattaaaattctgggGATTTAATTCACTGCATGAATATGATAGTATTAAAAATGCCACTTGGGTCTTCAGATGTCTTAGCGGGACTCATAGTGAGAGAAGTGGAGTGTTAGTGGTTTAAAGCAAAACGTGGAAGGTAAATAGGCCAGAGTTTAAATCCTGTCTTTAGTTAAGGGCACATTACTAGCTCTATGACAAGTCCTACCTTTCTATTGCTGGGTAGGTTACTAAACCTCTTTCTCCTCATCTGTAAGGGGTAGATGACAATAGAACCTTTCTTAGTTTCATGAGAGTGGAAAACGACCACTACATTCACAGAGTATCATGTCTTACACATAAGACATTAATATGGttattactataataaaagtgTTGTTCCAGTGATATTATAGCTATAATAAGTTTTATGTTTCTATATTAccttattctatttttatcaCGGTTCCATCTTATTCCACATGTCAGACAATTTCTGGGGTGTTGCCTTTAGGTCTGAGCTGGAGGAGAAGGCGATTTTTAAATGCACACTGACGTACTAGAACATGGGAAAGTGACCAGGACGGCGAAAAGTCTGAACACTCTCATATGAAACATAGTTGAAGGAGTTGGGGCCATTGAAACTGGGGAGTGCATGATTTATGGGGAATGTTAGAGCCATCTTCAAGTATATGAATAGCTGGATGGAATCCAGAGAACCTGTACAAGAGCCTAATCCTCAGAACAGGTGTATTTTGCGTTTGTCCTTCCTCAGTTTAGTTTTCTCTCTCAGCTTTTGGGGGTGAGTCTTGAATCCTGGGTAGTGACAGACCCAGGATTACAAATTCTCAAGGGACATGGCCCTTCCAGAGCCTAAACCAAGACAGAAAAATTCCAATGGGTACATTACCCTTGATTTGCCCTTTCCCTGTGATTAGAACCCTTCCAAGAACATGCCTTTCTGTAGGGATTGCAGTATTCTATAGGAGAGCTAAGTCCTTTGCCCTGCCCTGGCCTGCACATTATAACCCAAGCCTCTAccttgctaaatctggcaacttCCGCCTGGAGTGACTATAGCATCTACACATACCCTCACggtagtaattttttattttctgttcatctTTTACCTCAGGGGCTTTCTGTACTTTTCCTCCACCCAGCTATGTCTTAAAGGAGACCCATTTTACCAGAACCagaatttctgaatattttggaaatagaagGTTTGTGGCTGTTTGGTTTACATACACCTGAGGCAGAAGTGAGTCTGAAAACACTTCAGTAGGCAAATAAGGCTGTTTCACTCTCCCATTTAGAGGGAATTTGGAAGTTCCTAAGAGGCAGCTCTAAGCTCTCCATGAAAGGAGGCCGCTGTGGGAGCCAAAGAAGGGAGAGGTGGCTGTCCTTTGGACTGTGAGGCCCAGGTAGCGCAGGCCCCACAGCCAGCATGATGCCATCTAGAACATTCTCACATTCAATAATTCTGGGACTGAAAGAACTTAAATGAATGTGTGATCTGCCcaacaatatctttatttactctAAATAGGCCATGGGGAAGTTAAGCAAATGCTCAGAAGGGCCCTTTTCTGAAATCTCTCTCCACAGAATCAATGAACTAGCTCCTGTAAAGCAATGTGGACCTGGTTAGCAATTCTGCAGGCTTCACTCTGATTCATTGTATTGGGGAGTGGTGGGAGAAAGAACCAAGAATGCCAGAGTTATTGGGGTAAACAGAATATATTGGTCAGAAAAGAGCAATGGTCAAACATGCTGCTTCTCTTCTGCAAACTCTGGTGATGATGCTCATCATAGTCTCTAGTTCTACAACATCTTAGAGTTCAAGAAGTCTCTCTTAtacctacattttctttgtcacaAGAGTCCTCTGACACAGAGAATGTCACCATAGCACTTTGTCCAAGAACACACAAAAGAATGTGGTAAGACAGAATATGACTTCTGTCTTCGGGTCAGATCATAGGatgccaattcttttttttttaatattttttttttgttttagatgttgatggacctttattttattcatgtatttatatgtggtgctgagaatcgaacccagggcctcacacatgctaggcaagtgctccaccactgagccacaataccGGATGCCAATCTTTTGTGTGATTTATAGTCATTCTCAAGTCTCTGACTTGTTCTGACAATGGCAGCCAGTCACCTCCTTTGGTTGACTCCTTTGGAGGCTATAGGTCTCTAATATAGATTTGCTGTCCTTACTTAACTTGTCTGATTCTAGAAATGAAGGCCAGTGAGAGGAATCTGTTGACTCTGACTAAATGCTATGACTTTGGAGCCATGGTGCTAGACCGTAACCACAGTTGGTTATCTGGAATCACTGGAGTAACACAAAACAAGCAGATGAGGCAAAATGAGCTACCAGGGAGACAAAGCGGGGCTTGGACCCCTTCTCTCAGCTCTTATTACAAGGTAAGTACAGGAGGTAGCAAATTTTACTAGTCAACAAGTTAGACTAGAGCAGCAATCATTCAGCAGGTTGAACATCCTGAGGTCCTTTAAATGCAGCTCATAGCTTTTTCGCAACGGGTTTGCCGCCAGAACACAGGTGTTGTGAAAACCACCGctaaatcaaagccaaaatgggaaaggaaaagactcaTATCAACATCGTTGTCATCGGACACGTAGATTCGGGCAAGTCTACCACTACTGGTCATCTGATCTACAAATGTGGTGGGATCGACAAAAGAACCAttgaaaaatttgagaaggaagCTGCTGAGATGGGAAAGGGCTCATTCAAGTATGCCTGGGTCTTGGATAAACTGAAAGCTGAGCGTGAGCGTGGTATCACCATTGACATCTCCCTGtggaaatttgagaccagcaagtattatgtgactatcattgATGCCCCAGGACACAGAGACTTCATCAAAAATATGATTACAGGCACATCTCAGGCTGACTGTGCTGTCCTGATTGTTGCTGCTGGTGTTGATAAATTTGAAGCTGGTATCTCCAAGAATGGGCAGACCCGTGAGCATGCCCTTCTGGCTTACACACTGGGTGTGAAACAACTAATTGTTGGTGTTAACAAAATGGATTCCACTGAGCCACCCTACAGTCAGAAGAGATACGAGGAAatcattaaggaagtcagtacctacattaagaaaattggctACAACCCTGACACAGTAGCATTTGTGCCAATTTCTGGTTGGAATGGTGACTACATGTTGGAGCCAAGTGCTAATATGCCTTGGTTCAAGGGATGGAAAGTCACCCGTAAAGATGGCAGTGCCAGTGGAACCACACTGCTTGAAGCTTTAGATTGCATCCTGCCATCAACTCGTCCAGCTGACAAGCCTTTGCATCTGCCCCTCCAGGATGTCTACAAAATTGGTGGTATTGGTACTGTCCCTGTGGGCCGAGTGGAGACTGGAGTTctcaagcctggcatggtggtcacCTTTGCTCCAGTCAATGTCACAACTGAAGTAAAGTCTGTTGAAATGCAACCTGAAGCTCTGAGTGAAGCTCTTCCTGGAGATAATGTGGGCTTCAATGTCAAGAATGTGTCTGTCAAAGATGTTTGTCGTGGCAATGTTGCTGGTGACAGCAAAAAAGACCcaccaatggaagcagctggtTTCACTGCTCAGGTGATTATCCTGAACCATCCAGGCCAAATCAGAGCTGGCTATGCCCCTGTACTGGATTGTCACACAGCTCACATTGCTTGCAAGTTTGCTgagctgaaagaaaagattgattGCCGTTCTGGTAAGAAGCTGGAAGATGGTCCTAAATTCTTGAAGTCTGGTGATGCTGCCATCGTTGATATGGTTCCAGGAAAGCCCATGTGTATCGAGAGCTTCTCTGACTATCCTCCTCTGGGTCGTTTTGCTGTTCGTGATATGAGGCAGACAGTTGCTGTGGGTGTCATCAAAGCAGTGGACAAGAAGGCTGCTGGAGCTGGCAAGGTCACCAAGTCTGCCCAGAAAGCTCAGAAGGCTAAATGAATATTACCCCTAACACCTGCCACCCCAGTCTTAATCAGTGGTGGAAGAACGGTCTCAGAACTGTTTGTCTCAATTGGCCATTTAAGTTTAATAGTAAAAGACTGGTTAATGATAACAATGCATCGTAAaaccttcagaaggaaaggagaatgttttgtggaccatttgttttttttgtgtgtgtgtggcagttttaagttattagtttttaaaatcagtactttttaatggaaacaacttgaccaaaaatctgtcacagaattttgagacccattaaaacaaaagtttaatgagagagaaaaaaaaaatgcaactcaTAAAGCAGTATTCAGTGGAAGTCTGTAATACCCTTTCACCCCTTTTCTATCTCTAGTCTCAGGTAATTTTACTCATTCATTACAGGGAGTAGAGTGGCATGTGAGGATATAAGAGGTTGATTGGCATCTGCCATTGTCTTTTCTGAAGATACTTCTCTCCATAGGCTAGAAAGATCTGGTCCCACCCTACAAGACAATGTTTTGGACTCATTTCTTCCCTGTTAACTGCATGCTTGGGGATCAGTGCTAACTCGAAGTTCAGTCTGGCTTCCAGTTGAATGTTTCAATGAAAATACTCCATCAGGTTGACTTTTCTAATTGATTACACTTATTCTTGTCTTAAACACCTTTCTGATACTTTCCTCTAGAACCCACAGAAAAACATAATGATAGCCAGAAATAATTAGAGAGACCACAGAATAGAAGAGGCAATTCTGGATaaacacaacaacaaaagccaACAAATTACATCAGCAGCCCCATCACCTCTCTGGCTTTGGTCAGGCAAATATGATGGTGTTATGAAGTGCTCTTGTTCTCTGTTAAGGGAGTGAAAGATGGGATGTACTCACTGTAAGAAATAAAGAGGTTTGTTTAAAATCTCATGACTTTTGAAACAGTCATATGATAAAGATATGAATTCCATGATCTCAGTCATTTCCTTTCAGTGGAGAGTTataagaagcaaacaaaaaatcgATTAAACAGTACACATATTGCATAAATGACTTTCACGAGGGTTATAAGGCTAGCCCTATCACGTTTACCTTAGCTGAAAATCCAACTGAGAGATTGAAACACCAAttactcccccccacccccatggcAACAAGTTTTATTACAAGGGGTCAGCTGATGCCAGATGAGAAGGTGGATTAATGCAGTACGGGCACCTAAGCACTGATTCATACAACCTCACCTCCAAACAGGTTGCCAAAGCCCAGCTCCTCACTGCTCCCACCCCGAGTGACACTGTCAAGTATGTCTTTGATATCTCCAGATTCCTGGATTTGAGGCCCCTGTTCTCAATGGGACCTTTTCCAATTCTACTCAGACATTTCTTGGCTCTCAaaaaacacagcaaaacaaatCTGTATGGAAGCGTGAGACTGGTAATAGTTTTACTTCTAGGAAATTGCAATTTAACGAGAAGCAAAATACTAAGTTAAATGCAGAGCAGAAGTAATTACTGTTACCACCTTTTGGGTAAAGACACAGATAATCATACCgacttatattttcaaaaagttaacaatgaaagaataaacaaaatctaataaAATGGTTACTCCCACCCTTATATCCTTGTGGTAGAAGGACATATGATGTCCTTATGATAGAAATACTGTATAATGGTGTGCTACTGTGTGTCTTCCAAATTCTGCCTTCAGTGACAATATTGATAGTTTGAAATTGGTCATAGTTGTAATATTTACCCTGGCAAAATCAGGGCTTTTATTCCCAAGGAGCCAGCTGCTAAATATTGACTGGCACAATGTTACTTGGGAACCATGTTAATCTTTCATATCacttaaaagttaatattttacaCAAATTAAAAGTGAATTTTCAAAAGAGTAGTCcctaaaaatcaaaaacaaaccaaaataagcaatcttattaaatatatatcatttagCCACCAtaacaatgtgaagaaaaattatttcaagtcaCTTCACAacatagtactttttaaaaaaaaattttttttgtagttgtagatggacagaatgcctttattttatttgtttatttttatgtggtgctaaggatcgaacccagtgcctcatgccaggcaagcacactgccactgagctatagccccagtccccacaacaTAGTGTTTTGATATTAAATTCTTATTTGAATGTATCCTAAAGgggaaaataatgcaaataatcctTAACTTGTATTAGGTAATCTTATTGCTATTAGTAATAATTATATTGCTACTTTAAAACTATTATTTACATGcccataattaatttttattaggtATGAACGGAGCTATTTTTTCAGCAAAAGAGAAAagccagaaaataaaaaaccaagaatGTTAAATGAAGTCAATAACCTTAAATCATAAACATCAGtataaattcatgatttttttttctttctaaaaaaaccTATTTTCAAACTCTCCAGTGAAAGGGTTAGAAGCAAGGACAACTCAAGAGAAATCAGCATCCCTAGCACCCAGATTAATCTAAATACTATTTTCTACTCAAAAAGAATGAGGGCTGCTGGACACGggggtgcacacttataatcccagcggcttaggaggctgagaccaggaggattgcaagttcaaaaccagcctcagcaactgatcaagttcctaagcaaattagtgagaccctgtctctaaataaaatataaaaataaaaaggggtggggatgtagctctgtggttaaatgcccctgggttcaaccccaggtgcaaaaaaaaaaaaaaaaagaatggagctGGCCAGATATACAGATCATTCCATATCTGGATCAGGAAATAAGATGAACATGGGATAttgtgatttttcaaaaagaaaagaagctatCAAAGGCTAGTGAGGGCATGTTAAAAGGGTATAGAAACCAGCTTGAGGCTAGAGTAGGGAGATGGAGAAGGCACCAGGTAAAGACTAAAGCAGGAAGTCTAAGGACAACCAAGTCCCTCTATGTGGTCCTGAACAATCGCTCCTACTAGGACAGCCATTTACTAAAGTTGCTGGATGTGGGTAGAGGCTTGGAAAATGGTGGAAGCAAACTAGGCAGTGACTCCTGATCTCCTCACAccatggaaaggaagaagtgaataaaagcagaattgagaggtGGGTGACAAAATTAATGCTCTAGGACTTGATGCTACATAGTCTGAGACTGGGAAAGACTGGAACATAGGATACCAGAGTAGAAAACAAAACTCGGGGTCCTAACCCAAACCTGTGGGGGCACATCAGTGAGTGAAAGAAAGGCGGGGGTTTTCTTAAGCTTACCCAAATATAAACTTGGAAAACTGTTGAAAAGACACACAAAATGTACAACTCAGAGGGCTCCTTAAAACAGCACAAATTACTTAAAACCAAATCATGGAAAGAAAGCTGAGGAGGGAGTCTTCTTGTGGAGTCCAAAACTAACCAGTCACCCTCTTAAATCAGTTCTACATCTTCCTACGCCCAGACATCTGCAAATTAAACCAGAAGGAAGCCTTCTGCATAGAGCCCTCTTAAGAATAGGccagaaagaacttctagaaggaCCACTACTAGTGTAAATCTCGGaaacccttcctccctcttcctcctcagctGGAACAAGGAGAATGGAGGAGGCCTGGGTCAAAGGAACTGCAGATCTAGCCCTGCACAGCCTCTACAACCCCAGCAAAAGTAAAAACTTCTGGGCAGGCTCACTTGACTCAAAAGACACAATGAAGCAACTTTGGCCCCAGACAAAGGAAAGTTGATTTGCCAGGCCCCTACCACTGGTACTGGGGAAAAGTACCATGGGAAGCCTAGGGTCAGAGCCTGAAATAGCAGCACCATACCAGAGGGAAGCTGCCTGAAGAACCAGTGATATACAAACCCAGCAAGAAATTGCCAGAGAGCAGGAAAGGCCAGATACCAGCCTAGGTGCATCGCAGCCTGAACCATGATCACGACTGACAAGTGACAGGGCTTTGTTTGGATACTTGCAGGACCTTGCATCAGACTTATTAAGCAGAGGGAATCAATACCCAGGATTCATAACCTGGGGCAGTGGAAACTCGAGTCCAGGTTAATCGCCAGAGACCCTCTACTACAGCACCTTGGAGAACAGAGGCAGCAGGGAGAATACTACTGCACCACAACCAGTGTGCCAACTGACACAGACAGCTACCAGGACCTTCACTGCCATAAGAAGAGTCTAGCAGAGGGGAACAGATACACCTTGACCCACAGCAAACACGGGATCATCAGAGCCTGTGTCCTGAAATTCTGCAACATTAGAATCAGCTAGTTCACACACTGCACCCTCTGAGACTAAAGATGACTCTAATGTCAACTTAGATCATATAATAATTCCTTAGCTTTAATGATAATTGTTAACCCAATAGCCAACAATGTGCCTCCAACCCATTGAAATGTAATTCATCTAatggtttaaaatataattggaatcaattttcctatctttgttttcctaacTCTTGTTTATACCTGCTTCTCCTGCACCCTACTCATCTTCTTGCATTATTCACTACTACCTCGAATAACACCAATTCAAttaatttattcttcctttctacaTTGGTGTAAATTACCCTTTTATAACttcactctctctccctccttctctccttctctctctctcccctccccctcttttattcttttcatccTGTTTTTCCCTCCCCCATTTGCACaaactttcttcctctgtccttttAGCACTTGCTTAAAGTTATAGGAAGTTTACTAAATTTAACTACTGATTTTTGACCTGTTCCAGAACTTCCTTATAGGTTTATACCAGAATTTGATGGACCACAGAGAAAAAttgcaacaaatattttttttttccttaaaaggtTGAATAGTATGAGATTTGGCTCAGAAGTGCTCACGGTATAAAGGACTCAGTGGTATCTATTAAAATGGAGCTGATATTGGGATCAGCAGAGGTCACACattgaattaaaatatcataatcCAACTTACTCAGGACTCTTAAGAAAAAGAATCTCACATAGTAATCCTTCACTTAAAAGAAGGAGATAGAGTTATATTGATAGATGAATATCAGTATAGATATGAAAagagcaagggaacaaaccatcccaaacaatCAATAATGCTTCAAAAACAGGTTTCATTGACACTGgggtggaggaaatgtcagagatggaatTTGAAAATTCATAGTTAAACTGTTCTGTGAGCTAAAATACAATGTACAGAgtgaattcagagagaaaatacaggaagtgaaaaatcactttaagagaaagagattctgaaaaagaatcaaatggaaatccttaaaatgaaggaatcaataaatcaaattaaaaattcaatggaaagcaccAATAGAGTAGACCACTCTGAGGACAGATTTTCAGGCCTTGAAGAAAAGGTatacaatcttgaaaatgaagttgattatagagaaaagatgttaagagaccatggtaagaatattcaagaaatctgagataacattaaaaggccaaatttaagattcattgggATAAATGAAACTataacaaactaaaggaatgcacaatcttttcaatgaagtaatatcagaaaaatttccagaccttaagaatgaaatgtaaactcaaatacaggaggcatatggaactccaaatacacaaaaccacaacagatccactccaagacacattactatgaaaatgcctaacatacaaaataaggatagaaatttaaatgctgcaagagaaaaacaacgggtcacatttagaggtagaccaatccagatctcagctgatttctcaatccagatcctaaaagtgaggaggacttggaataaTATATTCTGAGCTCTGAAAGGTAGTGgataacaaagaagaaatactatACCCTGCAAAATTAAGTTTTGAAgttgaagataaaattaaaaccttccatgagataaacaaaagctaaaagaattcatactAGAAAGTTtgtactacaaaacatactcaataaaatatttcatgaagaagaaatgaaaaataaaaataaaaaccagcataGGAAAGCATGAAGAGTagtcaatcaaaagaaaaataaatccaattgaaacactagaaataaatcaaaatggcagaaaataaaaatcatctctcaataataatattgcatgtaaatggtctaaactctttaatcaaaagataggttggcagattggatttaaaaaaggacccaagccaggtgcagtggggcacacctgtaatcccagtggctcaggaggttgaggcagaaggatcgagggttcaaagccagcctcagaaaaagcaaggtgctaagcaactcagtgagactctgtctctaaataaaatacaaaatagggctggggatgtgattcagtggtcaagagcacctgagttcaatccccggtaacacccacccccccccaaaaaaaaaaacaagacccaacagtatgctgtttgcaagagactcacctcacaaaAACATCCAGAGACTGAAGGTgaagggatggggaaaaacataccattcacatggatctcataaacaagcaggggttaccattctcatatcagataaagtgaacttcaaacttaaattagtcagaagagacaaagaaggacatttcattctgcttaagggaatctTATATCAATAagatataatgatcataaatatttatgccccaacaatggagcatctacattcatcaaacaaacccttctcaataaaCCACAACATAATGATACttggtaactttaacacacctctctgtCATTGGATAGATCATCAGGACCAAGATGAGGATATCTGGTCTCAATGCTTCCATTCAACACTGTGCTTGAGTTTCTAGCCAGTGCAATAttgcaagaaggaaggaaggagagagaaaggaaagattgGATAAAAGACAAGGATGAATTTAAACTACTTCCAGATAGTGTGATGGTTTTCATAGAAAATCAGAATCTAAAAAAGCTACTAAAACTAATAAGTTGAGCAATGTTGTTATATACATGATCAATATGCAAAAAAACTATTGTATTTCTACAGACTAGCAATAAGCaatcagaaattaaaatggaaacaaaatagtGCATTAGAATAGCAAAATATGACACACAGAGATAAATTTCACaaaagtgacacagccacatcaatgtttttagccacatcaatgtttatagcagctcaattcacaatagccaaactatggaaccaacctagatgcccttcaacagatgaatggataaagaaaatgtctatgtacacaatggaatattactcagatttaaagaagaataaaattatggcatttgcaggtaaatgaatggagctggagaatatcatgctaagtgaaataagtcaatcccaaaaaaaccaaaggctgaatgtttttttctgatctgtagatgctaattcacagtaagtgggGGCAGCAAGGTAAAAATAGAGGTACTtaggattaggcagaggggagtgagggagaggaagggaatgggggtaggaaggatagtagaatgaatcagacattattactctatgtgcatatatgattacatgaccagtgtgattctaccagaagaataagttatactccatttatgtatgatgtgtcaaaatgcattctactgtcatgtataactaattagaacaaaaacaacaaaaggatGTGcaaaatctacatcatgtacaaccatagaaatgaaaagttgtataccatttgtgtacaataaatcaaaatgcagtctgtaaaaataaatttaaaaaaaagatgtgcaAGACCTGTACTCTGAAAGTAATAAAATGTTGCCCAGAGAAATTAAAgcaaacctaaataaatagaaatacacaATGATCATAGATTTGAAGACTCAATATTGCTAAAATGTTGATTCTCCCCAGATTGATCTATAGATTAAATGCAAACTAATTCAAAtcaccacagattttttttctgtagaattgACAAGATGAATCTGAAATTTATATGGATGTGCCAAGGACCTAGGATagttaaaaagttgaaaagaaaaaaaaaattgggagagTAAACATGGCCTTATTTCCAAATTTCCAAATTATACAGCAAGGCAGTATAATACTAGAGCCAGATAGGCAAATGGAACTGATCAATGGAGCAGAACAAGGAGTCCTGAAACAGgttcaaatataaatgaaaaatttattgtTAATGAAGTTCCAAGCCAATTTCttgggagaaaacaaaaaaacaaaaaacagagccTTTCAACAAATAGCTCTggtaaaataatgcaaaataaatgaacGTTGAGCCATACCTCATACCATAatcaaaaattaactcaaactgGATAATATAAGTGTAAAATCTCAAACTGaagaacttctagaagaaaatataggataaAGATTTTGTGGCTTTGGGTTTTGCAAGATTTCTTACACAGTAACAAAAGCACAGACTGAGGGGACGTATTTGTGAATCATCTATCTGGTAAATGACTTGTATcaagaaaactcaaaatttaaaaagaagaaaaaaataataagaaaggagcaaaaattttaaacaggCACTTCACCAAAAAAGATACATGGATGGCAAACAAGCACACGAAAAGATGCTTGATATCTTTAGTTTGTATTTAGGACAATGATAATTCAAACCACAGTAAGGTAGTACTACACATCTATTTAAgtggctaaaatttaaaagactaccCATACCAAGTGTTGGGGAGGAAACAAAACTCTCATACactgcacatatttaaaaagtaaaatgtgaaaatgtttaaCATGTATATACCCATGGAATCACAACAACCAGGATAGTGAAGACACCTATCATATCCATGTTTACCAGTGTCCTTTGTCATTCTTCTCTCCCACCACTCCCTACTGCCTTTTCCCTGGTCCCTGGGTAGCCACTGCAACTTCCTCTATCACTGTGGATTACTTTGGCTTTTTTTAGGCCTGTATATCAAAATAATTGTATGGTATGTATGCTTTTTTGTCTGGCTCATTTCACCAGGCATAATTTCTTCTAGATTCATGTGTCTGGTTGTGCGTgtaattccttttcatttctgagtAGTAATGTTTTATGGAAATAACACAATGGATTTATTtgttcacctgttgatggacat
Proteins encoded in this region:
- the LOC124980216 gene encoding elongation factor 1-alpha 1-like, producing MGKEKTHINIVVIGHVDSGKSTTTGHLIYKCGGIDKRTIEKFEKEAAEMGKGSFKYAWVLDKLKAERERGITIDISLWKFETSKYYVTIIDAPGHRDFIKNMITGTSQADCAVLIVAAGVDKFEAGISKNGQTREHALLAYTLGVKQLIVGVNKMDSTEPPYSQKRYEEIIKEVSTYIKKIGYNPDTVAFVPISGWNGDYMLEPSANMPWFKGWKVTRKDGSASGTTLLEALDCILPSTRPADKPLHLPLQDVYKIGGIGTVPVGRVETGVLKPGMVVTFAPVNVTTEVKSVEMQPEALSEALPGDNVGFNVKNVSVKDVCRGNVAGDSKKDPPMEAAGFTAQVIILNHPGQIRAGYAPVLDCHTAHIACKFAELKEKIDCRSGKKLEDGPKFLKSGDAAIVDMVPGKPMCIESFSDYPPLGRFAVRDMRQTVAVGVIKAVDKKAAGAGKVTKSAQKAQKAK